The DNA window AAATaaagatgaatatttttaaaataatattctcTTAACTATGTATGATGATAAATATTTTGTTATGTACTTCAAGAAttcattaaattattataataaattcgCACCATTaagatgataaaaaaataatatgataattttttaatattaattatggattaaattaataaaataaatatattaaaagattattaattaatttcatgTTATTTagaaacttaattgaagaaaataataatttatgaattttgttgatgtttttttaattttaaataaaaaattaatacaaattttattaatatatatttttaatcttaaaaattttattttagattttgtctCAGACCTCTAAATTTGTTGGGTCGGCCTGATTATATAGAATTGCATGAACAAGTGTATTACCAGCACAATTGCAGGGGAAAAAAAGTAGGATATCTGGTAAAAAAGAGTTGATTATATCTATCATCGACTTCATCATCTTTGTTATTAGGGTCTTGCTAATCAGTGCAACATTCttgataatatttttaaataacttATAGAAATTTTTACAAATTCTAattcttttaaattaatattataatttacaaattaaaGATTGTTTTATAGTTACATATATTAAAtctttcattaaaaaattatatataaaatatttaagtaatacaaataatttttaaattaaaataattaatttaattaaccaattttaaCCCGTGCCTTGCACGGGTATAGATACTAGTATACACTATTACTGCTACTATAAAGAACACATTTAACATCGAATGCGGATGAGATTTTACGTCGATGCTATAAGTGAGGTAACGAAGGACATCGtgaaaatttactattttatcatttttttattgaataaaagaaatataaatattgattaataaaataaatcgtttcaaaaaatatattttgtaattagtcaatattataatttttaagtaAACAAATCACTTTTggtcaaattaatttttttaaaatatttagaaaacaTTTCTACAACGAATAAGTAAttttatcttgattaaaaaaGTTATTTTACTTCAATTTACTGAGTGAGATAACACTATAATAAAAAGTAATTTTATCTCGATTAACAAAGTTATTTTACTTCAATTTACTAAGTAAGATAAACACTATAAGAAAAATTGTGTACAGGCAGGAGAATTTACCAGGGTAAAATCCatcacaaaataaaaaattttgctTGGGCTAAGCCCCCTGTAATGTgtgaaatgaaagaaaaattataTAACTACGTGGCATGAGGTAAGCCCTTGCATACATGACtacaaaaaattttaaattttaaaattgaacaTTGTGAAGGTTCATCCATCACAGAAATAAATGGTgccaaaatattattttcttgggCAGACAAAAGTCAGCATTTGCGAGGGATAGCCCAAAGCAAAAATTAACTATTTAGATTGCGAGTAGACCTAGAAAAATTAAATTGTTAGGTCAAATCAGTGTTCAACATACATGCCAGGGTGATTAATAAGTGGTATGTTGTTATCACAAATTTGCTAGGGGCTACTCTCATAAGTGTCTATAATAATTAGACGTATTTCACTTGTTCTTCTCCACTTATCCAGTAACCCTTATACCTCCCACTCATTTTCCCTCTTCTCTTTGACTCTTTTAAATCATTCCTTCAAATCTACCTCAATATTTTCGGATTTAACTTCAAAATcttcaatattttattcattttaaaataaatatttatgtttaactttaatttttcatttctttttatttttcactaatttaattcaatttttggtcaaattgtgtaaaaaaataaaaaaaattaaaaattatatatttttattttataatatttaaattttttaagtgtTACTCTTGGTGTgatgttaattttattatattgttaaaaattatatatttcttaaaaatatcatAATGTTAAaaagtttatgtttttttatgtggtattgttgttgattgtCAGTGTGttgtatatgttttttttttaaaatatgttaatttttaaatgttattataATATTGTTAAAAACCTTGAATGAAAAACATATTTTAGTAATACATttgtacattttatttttattatggatATATATATTTTGGGTGATGTGAAAACCACTACTCCAAAACACACATCTAACGTCGGATGCGAAAAATGCGTTTGACTCAGATACGGAAACGAGGTAGTGAAGAGTGCAACACCCCTTTTTTAACCCCAAATTATAATAAACAATattcagagtaagcatgcataaaggaaaaaaggGCGCCACATGTTGATTACCACAAAATGAAAAATCCCAaaataacatacatacaacattcataacatacaaagatcatattgtaacaccaCAATataaatctcatgctttcatacattatgaaTAAACGTTTGCGGAaaaaattgaattgctattaagagtttcaatgaatatatctcatactatattcatctaccaaattcaaattaacatttaCAAACATGCTATTTTGAAATCCACAATCTAGGCCATAAAGCCTTAAAACAACATATCCAATATATCAAACAATACATccaaatatccaacaaaacataaaaaatagcaatatccaaacataagcataagtctaaagaaatccccccaagtgttacatgatcagagcatatgactcgctacctaatccaataacaaactcaggagctcttcggctaaatcctcggacaaactactactcgtctgaacctgcacgttaccaacaaagagcaacattcaaacagaagggtgagaattcaaattattatagaaaacaaaataatgagaaatataaacataaacaagcatacatttcacaattcaccATTCTTCATAAAAACATGCTTTTATAACCATACATCAAAGTTAACATGTGTTATCATTAAACAACCAAGTTCCATCACTCAAGTAATTATATCTAATTACTAGTTCAACAATTGTAATCCACTAATGAAATGTCATCAAGTATACAATTATCACACAAAATTCTACATTATGCATCACTTATCACATAATTAATCCACACCAATCATATTGCAAAATCACATAAACAATTCACactgacacgtgcgactcaagtgtgactctatgcaatatgcatgtggatcccatctgttatcatttccggtcatgtcAATTGCCTTTctctatagactagataaccacctcaaagctccatacggtgttaagctttcaaatctcaATCGGCTTAGATTTGGCACAAGTATATAACCTtcacgagattacccaacattgccactttcaaaggcTCATGTTGGTGTACGtatgcaacaaaacaagactcatgcatttaagacgatctctttATGTcctaaactacacaatcacatctttacaactttgcaaaatattacacaacatgacattaAATCCAAATCTCAAACACCAATtagcatttagcaatcaatcaTATAATTCATGGTTATCATTATCACATAATACATTCATGAACATTGATTATAAACaattcattcataacatacattcataattacatgttattcacaattaacatcataattaattacaTAAGTGCCAACCAATCTTATTCTATCATGTAGATAATCATATtagcttcaatatgcttcaaacgaccCGTAAAAAGAAGTTACGGACAAAAGATacaacatttcaaagtttggaaaagttcTATACAGCATTGTCCGCTTAGCGGCCATCAAGCGCGCTTAAGGAAATCAAAATCCAATAACCTTGATTGAAGCGGCTAAAAACAGTAGCTAACATTTTCGCAGTTCCGCTTAGCGGGCTaggtccgcttagcgagctcacttaatttttcaaaaataaacagcATCCGCTTAGTGAGCCAGGGGCCGCTTAGCGGGACAtgcgattttgcagaaaaaaaaccaaaaaactcAGAGCTGCTAAAATCACACTCCACTATACCAAATCACTTCCAGTCACAAATAAACAGCAAATACAACtaatattcatcatcattcaacaacattcatcatcaaaatcatgtttaaccACACAAATTCATGGAAAttaacataaaccctaacttttctatgttttcatgaaattgaaagattgaagagaatatacAAACACATACATTACCCAATAATATAATCTATAGcaatttggattctaacccttacctctagtTCAAATCCACCCTCTCGATGAAAATCTAcaaattccctctttttctcttctccagCCACTTTCTCTTTTTTCTATCTTTTCTATTTTCTAAATCTAGGTTATCTCACAAATTTCTCTATTAGCTCTTAATTGTTATTGGGCTTAATCCATCCAACTATCCGTTCTAACTCAATTAAGCTTATTAGCTAATTTACTATATTTCTATTATTTACTAAATTAGCTAAATTAACACCTTagcacataattaaataattatcacccaaataataattaaataaaacacatactTATCAAAACACCAAATACTAgttaaataaatatctaataaaaataaGATGTTACAAAGGGTGTCATGAAAATCTATCCCTTACCAcctcgtatattaaaatatacaCGGGTAAATAACATGGGATCGATTCCTAGCAtcaacatttttattattttcagaaCTGGATGACACGCTCAATATTAACAATCGGTGTTTTGAAAAACCAAGGTAATAGATCAATGTTATTAAATCAATGACATAATTTCATTATAAACCAAACAACCTAAATGTTCACATCTTTACATCATATTATGCATAATTTCACAGTGGAAATCCATGGAGAATAATGGCAGGTTTCATATGAAAAAATTGTATTTGGGTTATTTGCAACATGTACCAAAAGTAGAGTGGAAGGGTTTGTTATGCGGCGACAGAAGGATTACACTGAAAGATAGGCTGGCTAAGTTTGGTCGAATTGATGACATTGATTGTATCTTCTACAATGGTGTTGAATCTTTAGAACATATATTATTTGATTGTAGGTACACAAAACGGATTTGGGAGGACGTTCTTAGTTGGATTAAGGTGCGGCATGATCCTCTTGGCTGGAATGAGGAGATTACTTGGATGATAAAGATATGTAATAGCAGAAACTCACGTGGTCAAATAGTAAAAATGGCAATTGAGGAAATAATACACGAGACATGGTGGGATAGAAACCTAGTTGTTCATAGCATAGATAATAGTAACAAGAATACTTCAAAGAGAGATATAGATAATATTGTAAATAGTATGTGGGGTTACCCCAAACTTAGAGGGACATTAGCTCAAATATTGATGCTCTAGGTTGTAGTTAGTTGGACTTTGTGATGTTATCCGCTGGATCCTCTGGGTCGCGGCTCGTTCTTGAACTATTTTTGGttttaatataatcattattTCCACACAAAAAATTATGCGTAAGAAGAAGTGGAAAATATCAAACATgagataaagaaatttaaaaagacAAAGAGATGTAATCATTCAATAGCTCGAGGTATCTAGTCAACCAGAAGATAtttccaacttccaagagaagaaaaTGTGGAGAATTAAAGAAGAAATTATTAGAAGGAAACTTGACATGCGGGAAATATTTTGACTTATAGacattcaaaaatcataaaagagGAAGAATCATAAGAatcaatataaaagaaaaaaacctctttgaaacaaaagagaaaaagagcTTCATCcaaagaaatcagagaagaggaatgttgaatgcagtatagggcaagcaacaaaagaaagatttggaaatattgatccgggatttatcgtccacagagatggagatatgccattcaatagtttctacggtttcgagcttgggtttgaatgagcaaaaagtaaacaaagatatagacaggtaagaataaacacattcttagaagagaaataacttatcaggaatgtaaatatattcactcttcacaaacatacacttaccaacccgctatacttaacctacgatactcatctatgtcatcacgtatctctcacataagtgtccatctctggagcacaaacgagatcatctcacaactaaggttatctctaacgcaaagtcgcgagaacatccgtattctcgcgtcggcgatctctcgcgcgccgctctaacaggaaagcattaagtacatatacaaacagtgaatgctagctctaaatctatctctagagttcagaaccaacacaatatcatcctagataaagattcaagcagtttatctctaaagcaactcaaatctccagcacagagcaaaaatccagaacaatatcaacacagatttataaagcaagttaaatataacattataatcggtaaatatacataagattcgagtaactatacaaaaaacccaacacaaaagaaatacacaaagaatagagaagataaaccaaacatctcgcgggttgtcagctccggttgatgagaaatccacctccgatcttccaagtgcatgacccggtgttgttttctaagctaatcctactctaagaatgaaaatgatggagttggaaccaaaaactctccaaaaccataaccctaaaatggttcaaatgaaagaatataaagacaatttctgctacggccgcttagcggccaaatctcgcttagcggactacacgtattacaaaaatatcaagaacagtaaacaggcctccgctcagcggccagagtcaccgcttagcggccagggaaatttggttcgcccctggaaagcgcgcttacacgccgctcagcagcgctctctgcacaaaacttgcttatttgatccaaaatcgcgcaatcggagccgtgccttcaacactttattcctcgaggctccaataagcatgaatacctataaaaacaaaggaaaaactatcaaatggtatataaaacatatgaaaactaaataatgtgaatatatacacaatagtggggattttattacaaaatcagaatgaatagaatcgataagtgccacaattatatactcaaaataacaacattttggcacttatcaaggaATAATCAAAATGAGTACTTATGTTGAAActtcatccaaaaaaatcacagaAGAGGAAGAACCAAATACAAAATGAGTACTTCATCTAATGCTGAGAGAACAGAAGTTGTTGTGGTTGTAGAGGTCCAAGTTGTTGTAAAAGACCCTTCTACCGAACGTTTGAAACCCAGGAGGCTCTCAGAAGAggagatcaagaagaaaaagggtGAAAAGGACACTCATCATTGATTCTGATGATGATGGAGTAGATTATACTTGATCAAATTTTCCCTCAAGCAACAGAATttagatatgattaataaaaaatgacatttttgtaAGTTTACAACTAATTTAAGGCTTTTATTTTATggtttcaaggaattcaagaactCATTTTTTATACACACTAATAATATATCAGCTTTCATCTTATGGTTATATGCTACTACATTTGAATAAAACCAAAACACATTTgcagcaaaacaaaaaaaataaggaaATGTGAATGACACACTAATGCttcaaacacaaaatttaaaACATAGAAATTATAACTTACAATAAATTATCTTGTTGTCTTTCCCATATTCTTGATGCATAGTCTTCAAGGTAGTTTGTACATTAACTAAGATTTCTTCTTACAAAAACATGTGTTTACATAACTATCCAAAAATTCAAAACACCAAAACCAAAACAACTCAAAGTTATTGTGACAAAGTTTAAATAAGTAATGAACATTGAATTAAGTAGTGTTCTTTCGTTAGGACTCCTTGGAGAATAATGTTCTTTCGTTAGGGCTCGAAAATTGAATTAAGTTGACacttaagaaataaaaaatataaagagtaTTTATCGCGGTTAATCTATAAAACACGTAAAATCTATAACAAGCAAATGTgtattttttgttgcaaaaagaataaaaaattagttaGTTTTTATGTCGATTTTACAAAAAACCAAGGTAACATATCCGTcgtaaaaatctaaaaaataaaggTGTCTTTTTGGTtccatataaaatattaaataacaggagttgagaatcgaaccTCAAACTTTGAACATATATATTTGTATCGGTTCTATTTAAATCCGAGGtaacaaatttattattattattatttaaataaaataaggcgTCCCTGTAACATGTATCCATAATTTTTTACTATACAAGGTGAAAACTTCGTCATAAAAAACGTTATTTATTGTACTGAACTATCataaaatataacatttaaagTATACCAATTTTCCATTAAAACAAATGTATATTGAAAAACTATTGTAAGGTAAAATAATGTAATAATTATTATGACAAAAGATTCACAAAAATTAGAGAATATGGTGCCaataaagtattttttatttttagtcttaTTACATTTTATTTAAGCTTTAAAAAGTTCTTATTATATCATATTCGGTATTTCCTTAGGGGCATTTATCACTCCTGCCAGGTCCACCAAAGTAAATGTGATCCCCCCACTTTGGACTGGTATTTCCTTGTATGTTATAACAATTTGGATTTGATGCTAAATATATAGGATTTGCCAATGGAATCAAGTTGTTATCAGAATctataacttgcatatttctaaTATATGCAGCTTTTCCATAACCCTCTTCAGCAAAGTGTCCACTACCCATTGCAGTGGAAGTATGAGACCCTGTTGCTTTTGCATTCACTATTTCTCCTCCAAAATGAACTTCATCTGCAACATACTTCAAGTGTGTGAACAAGGTAGCTGGCCAGTACCCAACTATATTCCCATCTCCAATTGTAAGCAACCAATTTCCAGTGTTTTTATCCTTCACacgaaaaaataataataatcatagttAGTATACATTATTTGAGTTCACTAAAATAGAAACAATGTAAATATTACCTTCATTATCTTTAAGGGAAGACCAAACTGCTGTCCATTATATGTAGAGAGTTTTGGAATTGAACCTCCAACTGGAAAATTTTTGTTAGTTTGAACAAAGCCTGGACACATTAAATTGTGGCACCCGGTGCTTTGATATGCATCAGCCTGCAAATATTTGTTTGATATTCATAATTTTCTCACAAATTTgtaacttattttaattatttttcttaccGTCCAATAAACAAAAAATCTCGGGTTGTTGTCACCATAGAGTCGCGGGTATATCTGCATATAAATTAGATTAGACAGTTAATATATAGTTTAAAATGATAGATAGGGGGTTGAGTtgctaattttattttgaaattataattcatggaattttgttttttattttttttctggtAGAAACCAGACATTCTCTGCACGCACCTGCAAAACTAATCTGTCGAGATAACTACAATAGacgacaattttttttaaagaatttaacACAGTTCTGTGTCTAGAATTGTGTTAGAACCTAAGATATCTGGTTAATTTAGAAGAGATCTTATATCAGATAATTTTGTTCTATTAATTTAAATGAATTATTAGTATTGAGTTAGCAGTATAAGGAAAGAATAAATGGAGAAAATAATGAGAATAAGAACTAACATGCCAACCAGCTTCAATGGAATTGAGATCTTTTCCATATGAACCAGAGACGAGCCACATTTGAGATAAACTGAATTCACTTTGACTTTCCAGATAAGGGCTCCATACGTTGAAGGTAGCTTGAGCTCCAAAGAACTCATCCTTGTCCACTAATGCAACTGCATGCTATTCAACAATAACAAGAACAAATTTTATTACTTCCTTTAAACAAAAAAGCGCAATTAAATAATCGAGTTTTTGTGATTGCATACTTCATGAGGAAAGGGATTGGCGGCTTTTGTTCCAAAGCTATTAATAGAGTGAGCTCTTAACATGTCTTGTTCTGTTACTCTTCTAATTGGAATTGTTCCTTCAGGACATGATTCACCAGATAAACTCCAAAATTGGAAGTCACTCATATTGTCAAATTGTTTATGCTCTCTTAGACTTTTTGGAAAATCCTGTTTATATaaatatacgggaaaaaaaacacttttatAAAGACTGACACATAATAGCTCTCTTAActtaaaaatcaattaatttcaatttgtttgttatttatatctaaaaaaataaaaatcataccaTTGGTTTTTGTCCTTTCAATAAAGGATGATCAAAAGCTAATTGTTTATGAGTCAAAACGCAATCTATGATATCACCATTAGGAACCTGCAAATTGTACATAATTATGAGTCAAAAGACAATTGTACATAATTTAGACTTTAAAATAAATGTGTTCAGATGAGTAATATTTTTACATAATTAGTTGTCCATTTAAATATAAttgttatttcatattttttctttataGTTTGCATGAAAAACAGTGGAGAGAAGATATTTAAAGGAACATCATTTGACGAAAAAATTTAAATCACAAAAACATGATTTATAGCGATCAAATTATTATTTAGCCCTTGAAAAAATTaggtaattatttaaaatttgaaaaatatgagaaaattcCATAATTTAAAGCCCTAGTTTGCAACATTTGATAAACAAATGTGATTtacattaaatttttaaaatatataccaAAAAGATTAatctataacaatatataaagGGAAAACTATATTTTGGTGTAGCCTATTTCCTTTCCTAATTTACCCTCTATTTATtgtaaatattgaaaaaaataattaaagatgATAGATGGaaattatcttatttttaaataaaaaataacttcaATCTCACACTTtcacaattaataatttttaaattttcaatatttttcatttttaaaaccgTTAACAAATAATATCTTATTATTTTGCACGTCTGTACTGATTAAAAAGAGCGGACAGACGGGTACGTGAGTGCCCGTCTGAATGCTAGTATTTTATAAAGTAATAAGTTTAAAAAGTGTTAGGCTTATGTGACATTTTTGTATACATATTTAACAAAacacctttgtttttttttttttttaaaaacattcatTAAATTACTACATTTTAAAAATTCCTTAAATTTTATCATTCAAATAAGGTGATTTACAGTAAACAATTTGACTTATACTCTTGAATTATATTAAATCACGAAAATTAATCCATCCAAAACtataattaattatgttaaacaatttattttaacataCCTGAATAGTCTTAACTGCAGGTTTGTTGATTTGTCGAAGACGAGTAGCTATggtcttcttcaactcttgaagtTCTTGCTCTGATCGAAACGTTTGATTAATTGATTGATGATTTTGTGTTTGTGAAGAATTAATGggagaaacaaaagaaacaacAATAAAAATGTGTAGGAGGAGACAATTCATTGAAGAACTAAAGACCATTTTTGGTTTGTGTTGTTAGAAGAAATTTAATTTATTGTGCTAGCACCCAAGCAAAATATATATAGAGACAGATACACCATGCTTCATAATTCTAATATTATTATGTTAAAGCAAATATTTATTCATTGAATAAAAAGAATCCTAAACACAAATTTAGAAAACAatccaaaattatttaatatttctcTAATATATCATTATTTTATATGATACTTTTTAAAGTAATAGAATAGTTTTTCTTTTTAGTATAAATTAATATACCATATATGCACAACTGTAGAGATGAATCTCTCGAGCCGTGTAAGATCATATAGACGACCAAACTCTCACTCATGAGATTTAACACTGCTGCATGGTTAGGACATATATCAAACCAACGACTTCTGATTAAGTTGGAACAGACACCCACCATCTCACCCAAGTGCTCTTGGtgaataatcgattaatttgacatcaaactaatttattaaattattgggttaataggcatttaccccctgccatataggcgagattcggtttacccccaattaatatttttttttggattgccCCCTTGAAATACGAAAAGCTCTATGATTTACCCCCCTAGGACCCcctgtaaacttgtttttttgatttaccccctggtttttcactattttttacacgcttaggaggtaccctaaaaatacagggggtaatccaaaaaaaaaaattaatagggggaTAAaacgaatctcgcctatatggcatgGGGGCAAATGTCTATTAACCCTAAATTATTTAAGAAATATTttcaatacatttttaattatatatatatatatatatatatatatatatatatatatatatatatatatatatatatatatatatatatatatatatatatatatatatatatatatatatatatatatatatatatatcacttctGAGAACACTTCAGCCCATGTCCGTATAATAAAATCCATTGTTGTATTGAAAATTATTATCTTATGGATTACGCCTATAAAATTTcatatcaataaaaaattatttaatatgtaaaagaaaatgataaaatTTAACAGTTTTCATAAATTTTATAAAACGCTAGTTTTTAAGTATCTCGTTGATATGTCATATGATTTAGGGTCGATGTTAAATTTTAAAGACGTGATCTATATTATAATAGCTTTCAAATAAACGataaatttttttatacgaaTCTGGAGTAAAGTATTATCTGAGGTATCATGTCACTAAATCGAACACCGTGATATCATTTGatcttgttttatatatatatatatatatatatatatatatatatatatatatatatatatatat is part of the Vicia villosa cultivar HV-30 ecotype Madison, WI linkage group LG2, Vvil1.0, whole genome shotgun sequence genome and encodes:
- the LOC131648606 gene encoding uncharacterized protein LOC131648606 — protein: MENNGRFHMKKLYLGYLQHVPKVEWKGLLCGDRRITLKDRLAKFGRIDDIDCIFYNGVESLEHILFDCRYTKRIWEDVLSWIKVRHDPLGWNEEITWMIKICNSRNSRGQIVKMAIEEIIHETWWDRNLVVHSIDNSNKNTSKRDIDNIVNSMWGYPKLRGTLAQILML
- the LOC131645928 gene encoding protein neprosin-like, producing the protein MVFSSSMNCLLLHIFIVVSFVSPINSSQTQNHQSINQTFRSEQELQELKKTIATRLRQINKPAVKTIQVPNGDIIDCVLTHKQLAFDHPLLKGQKPMDFPKSLREHKQFDNMSDFQFWSLSGESCPEGTIPIRRVTEQDMLRAHSINSFGTKAANPFPHEHAVALVDKDEFFGAQATFNVWSPYLESQSEFSLSQMWLVSGSYGKDLNSIEAGWHIYPRLYGDNNPRFFVYWTADAYQSTGCHNLMCPGFVQTNKNFPVGGSIPKLSTYNGQQFGLPLKIMKDKNTGNWLLTIGDGNIVGYWPATLFTHLKYVADEVHFGGEIVNAKATGSHTSTAMGSGHFAEEGYGKAAYIRNMQVIDSDNNLIPLANPIYLASNPNCYNIQGNTSPKWGDHIYFGGPGRSDKCP